One genomic segment of Tursiops truncatus isolate mTurTru1 chromosome 11, mTurTru1.mat.Y, whole genome shotgun sequence includes these proteins:
- the MCHR1 gene encoding melanin-concentrating hormone receptor 1 isoform X1 has product MDLEVSLLPTGPNASNTSDGPDNLTTAGLPPRTGSVSYTNIIMPSVFGAICLLGIVGNSVVIFAVVKKSKLPWFSNVPDIFIINLSVVDLLFLLGMPFMIHQLMGNGVWHFGETMCTLITAMDANSQFTSTYILTAMAIDRYLATVHPISSTKFRKPSVATLVICLLWALSFISITPVWLYARLIPFPGGTVGCGIRLPNPDTDLYWFTLYQFFLAFALPFVVITAAYVRILQRMTSSVAPASQRSIRLRTKRVTRTAIAICLVFFVCWAPYYVLQLTQLSISRPTLTFVYLYNAAISLGYANSCLNPFVYIVLCETFRKRLVLSVKPAAQGQLRAISNAQTADEERTESKGT; this is encoded by the exons ATGGACCTGGAAGTCTCGCTGCTGCCCACCGGCCCCAATGCCAGCAACACCTCGGATGGCCCGGATAACCTCACCACGGCCG GGCTGCCGCCTCGCACAGGGAGCGTCTCTTACACCAACATCATCATGCCTTCGGTGTTCGGTGCCATCTGCCTCCTGGGCATCGTTGGGAACTCCGTGGTCATCTTCGCGGTGGTGAAGAAATCCAAGCTGCCCTGGTTCAGCAACGTCCCCGACATCTTCATCATCAACCTCTCGGTGGTGGACCTCCTCTTTCTCCTGGGCATGCCCTTCATGATCCACCAGCTCATGGGCAATGGTGTCTGGCACTTTGGAGAGACCATGTGCACCCTCATCACGGCCATGGACGCCAACAGTCAGTTCACCAGCACCTACATCCTGACCGCCATGGCCATTGACCGCTACCTGGCCACCGTCCACCCCATCTCCTCCACCAAGTTCCGGAAGCCCTCTGTGGCCACCCTGGTGATCTGCCTCCTGTGGGCCCTGTCCTTCATCAGCATCACCCCCGTGTGGCTCTACGCTAGGCTTATCCCCTTCCCAGGAGGCACCGTGGGCTGTGGCATCCGCCTGCCCAACCCAGACACTGACCTCTACTGGTTCACCCTGTACCAGTTTTTCCTGGCCTTTGCCCTGCCCTTCGTGGTCATCACGGCTGCGTATGTGAGGATCCTGCAGCGCATGACATCCTCCGTGGCCCCCGCCTCTCAACGCAGCATCCGGCTGCGGACAAAGAGGGTGACCCGCACGGCCATCGCTATCTGCCTGGTTTTCTTTGTGTGCTGGGCACCCTACTACGTGCTTCAGCTGACCCAGCTGTCCATCAGCCGCCCGACGCTCACCTTTGTCTACCTGTACAACGCGGCCATCAGTCTGGGCTATGCCAACAGCTGCCTCAACCCCTTTGTGTACATCGTGCTCTGTGAGACGTTCCGAAAACGCTTGGTCCTATCGGTGAAGCCTGCGGCCCAGGGGCAGCTTCGAGCCATCAGCAATGCCCAGACGGCTGATGAAGAGAGGACAGAAAGCAAGGGCACCTGA
- the MCHR1 gene encoding melanin-concentrating hormone receptor 1 isoform X2, which yields MPSVFGAICLLGIVGNSVVIFAVVKKSKLPWFSNVPDIFIINLSVVDLLFLLGMPFMIHQLMGNGVWHFGETMCTLITAMDANSQFTSTYILTAMAIDRYLATVHPISSTKFRKPSVATLVICLLWALSFISITPVWLYARLIPFPGGTVGCGIRLPNPDTDLYWFTLYQFFLAFALPFVVITAAYVRILQRMTSSVAPASQRSIRLRTKRVTRTAIAICLVFFVCWAPYYVLQLTQLSISRPTLTFVYLYNAAISLGYANSCLNPFVYIVLCETFRKRLVLSVKPAAQGQLRAISNAQTADEERTESKGT from the coding sequence ATGCCTTCGGTGTTCGGTGCCATCTGCCTCCTGGGCATCGTTGGGAACTCCGTGGTCATCTTCGCGGTGGTGAAGAAATCCAAGCTGCCCTGGTTCAGCAACGTCCCCGACATCTTCATCATCAACCTCTCGGTGGTGGACCTCCTCTTTCTCCTGGGCATGCCCTTCATGATCCACCAGCTCATGGGCAATGGTGTCTGGCACTTTGGAGAGACCATGTGCACCCTCATCACGGCCATGGACGCCAACAGTCAGTTCACCAGCACCTACATCCTGACCGCCATGGCCATTGACCGCTACCTGGCCACCGTCCACCCCATCTCCTCCACCAAGTTCCGGAAGCCCTCTGTGGCCACCCTGGTGATCTGCCTCCTGTGGGCCCTGTCCTTCATCAGCATCACCCCCGTGTGGCTCTACGCTAGGCTTATCCCCTTCCCAGGAGGCACCGTGGGCTGTGGCATCCGCCTGCCCAACCCAGACACTGACCTCTACTGGTTCACCCTGTACCAGTTTTTCCTGGCCTTTGCCCTGCCCTTCGTGGTCATCACGGCTGCGTATGTGAGGATCCTGCAGCGCATGACATCCTCCGTGGCCCCCGCCTCTCAACGCAGCATCCGGCTGCGGACAAAGAGGGTGACCCGCACGGCCATCGCTATCTGCCTGGTTTTCTTTGTGTGCTGGGCACCCTACTACGTGCTTCAGCTGACCCAGCTGTCCATCAGCCGCCCGACGCTCACCTTTGTCTACCTGTACAACGCGGCCATCAGTCTGGGCTATGCCAACAGCTGCCTCAACCCCTTTGTGTACATCGTGCTCTGTGAGACGTTCCGAAAACGCTTGGTCCTATCGGTGAAGCCTGCGGCCCAGGGGCAGCTTCGAGCCATCAGCAATGCCCAGACGGCTGATGAAGAGAGGACAGAAAGCAAGGGCACCTGA